From a region of the Actinomadura luzonensis genome:
- a CDS encoding type I polyketide synthase, translated as MTAELNHDEEGPGVEPIAVVGLACRLPGAEDVSAYWRNLVGGVESVRFYTREEQAALGVPDYLLDDPTFVPASAIAAGYGALDAAFFGMSPREAELRDPQQRMFLELASTALDDAGYDPARYPGEIGVYGAIGSDEYQWLYIRPNTKVFASVGNLAVYTGNHPDYLATTVSYKLDLRGPSVTLHTACSSSLTALHVACEALRSGECDMALTGGASLELPAEWGYQYHQDGIYAPDGHCRAFDAAAAGTIWGGGGGMAVLKRLSDAIADGDHIRAVVIGNAINNDGATKMGFSAPSAEGQAAAVSQALGVAQIDPRTVTYVEAHGTGTSLGDPIEVAALSSVLGAGTDEAGWCGIGSVKTNIGHLGPAAGIAGFIKTVLALEHGLIPPSLNFERPNPRIDFGTNPFRVVSSLTKWETNGFPRRAGVSSFGIGGTNAHVIVEQAPPAPLPTAQPRPAHLLLLSARTPAALDAAVAGLADHLKGRELDLADVAFTLRAGRRRYAHRAAVVAADTADAVTALSTPRRVTKGRAGTPKVAWLFSGQGAQYAGMGAGLYRTEPVFAAAVDECAALLHEELGLDLRTLLFPAGDEREAAEERLRQTALTQPALFTVEWALARLWRSWGVEPAAMVGHSIGEYVAATVAGVFSLPDALRLVAARGRLMQSMPPGAMLALRRDQEEVRADLPEGLSVATVNGPGTCVVAGPAELVAGYAARLDEAGVQHTALRTSHAFHSAMMDPILGDFHAAVAAVPRHAPALPFLSNVTGTWITAAQATDPAYWTRHLRETVRFGDCVATLAAEGEWRLVECGPGRQLAGLARAQLPQSAPRPLASLPGPADGKQDLEVLYATAGALWTAGVPLEADALAEPARRVPLPAYPYERAEHWVRTAFDPELVFPRPPRAGALPLEEWFSVPAWRQAPVTPAGTAALAGTRCLVFAGPAAEPLLDGLRATGADAVRVVPGDAYGVAADGTVTVRPAERDDYEALLAATGVPARVVHAWALDGAPAATPEEATAAQALGFHSLLALVQALAGAEREAGVLLDVVTAGTQAVTGGDVRRPEHATVAGVTGVVPLEARRLTARHLDLEAGPYDVGKVLAELAAEPAEPVEGVPPSAVALRAGRRWLRGFEPVPLPPQDDPLRHEGVYVITGGLGGIGLTLAEDLARRARARLVLLGRSGLPPRESWDALADAPERVRRAVAAVRRMEEAGAEVLVLTADVTDAASLRRVRDEALARFGRIDGLVHAAGVPGGGMAEVKERAAADAVLAPKLAGTMALREAFGGLPLDFVLLCSSVTAVAGGFGQVDYCGANAFMDAFAHVWPGRVLSVNWGAWLEVGMAAEVAAPVAFRALQRGDRVSRLEHPLLSHRHESAGRRPWYAATLSAETHWVLDEHRVAGVPVLPGTGYLEAARAAFEAAVPSPGPGHVAELRDVAFVAPLPVAEGSSAELRVLLTPAGDGVDFEVVSVTGGDQVQHARGAAAWVPAAGPAAGDLAEIRARCAHDGEADLFASASGLVTFGPRWRSLREVRLGRDERLARLEAVPEVAAELAALPLHPALLDEATAFVAVAGEHSYLPLGYGRLTVHAPLPATVWSHARLRDTGGGEVLAADLTLYDDAGERVLDISDFVLRRVDRQEMSRSVGEGARHAAGAAAVKEESATAGVALDLDGAKRGIPPADGAEAFRRLLAADLGAQVVVNATALPEFVAGVRELTQDTVADELDAAAAAGDSGAVADDHVAPRNELESMLAGLWGEVLGARRVSVEHDFFELGGNSLVAVQLIALIRKKIGVRLPMRSLFQVPTVAGMAALVEELRGKDAQERATTVTRLPREERR; from the coding sequence ATGACCGCTGAGCTGAACCACGACGAGGAGGGGCCCGGGGTCGAGCCGATCGCGGTCGTCGGGCTGGCCTGCCGTCTCCCCGGCGCCGAGGACGTGTCCGCCTACTGGCGCAACCTGGTGGGCGGCGTGGAGTCGGTGCGGTTCTACACGCGCGAGGAGCAGGCGGCCCTCGGCGTGCCCGACTACCTGCTGGACGACCCGACGTTCGTCCCGGCCTCGGCCATCGCGGCCGGGTACGGCGCCCTCGACGCCGCCTTCTTCGGCATGTCCCCGCGCGAGGCGGAGCTGCGCGACCCGCAGCAGCGGATGTTCCTGGAGCTGGCCAGCACCGCGCTGGACGACGCCGGCTACGACCCCGCCCGCTACCCGGGCGAGATCGGCGTGTACGGGGCCATCGGCTCCGACGAGTACCAATGGCTGTACATCCGCCCGAACACGAAGGTGTTCGCCTCCGTCGGCAACCTCGCCGTCTACACCGGCAACCATCCCGACTACCTGGCCACGACGGTGTCGTACAAGCTGGACCTGCGCGGCCCCAGCGTGACCCTGCACACCGCCTGCTCCTCCTCGCTGACCGCGCTGCACGTGGCGTGCGAGGCGCTGCGCAGCGGCGAGTGCGACATGGCGCTGACCGGCGGCGCGTCGCTGGAGCTGCCCGCCGAGTGGGGCTACCAGTACCACCAGGACGGCATCTACGCCCCCGACGGGCACTGCCGGGCGTTCGACGCCGCCGCGGCCGGCACGATCTGGGGCGGGGGCGGCGGCATGGCCGTGCTGAAGCGGCTGTCGGACGCGATCGCCGACGGCGACCACATCAGGGCCGTGGTGATCGGCAACGCGATCAACAACGACGGCGCCACCAAGATGGGCTTCTCCGCGCCGAGCGCCGAGGGCCAGGCGGCGGCGGTCTCGCAGGCGCTGGGCGTGGCGCAGATCGACCCGCGCACGGTCACCTACGTCGAGGCGCACGGCACCGGGACCTCGCTGGGCGACCCGATCGAGGTGGCGGCCCTGTCGAGCGTGCTCGGCGCGGGCACGGACGAGGCGGGCTGGTGCGGCATCGGCTCGGTCAAGACCAACATCGGCCATCTGGGGCCGGCGGCCGGCATCGCGGGCTTCATCAAGACGGTGCTGGCGCTGGAGCACGGGCTGATCCCGCCGAGCCTCAACTTCGAGCGGCCGAACCCGCGCATCGACTTCGGCACGAACCCGTTCCGGGTGGTCTCCTCGCTGACCAAGTGGGAGACGAACGGCTTCCCGCGCCGGGCGGGCGTCAGCTCGTTCGGCATCGGCGGCACGAACGCGCACGTGATCGTCGAGCAGGCGCCGCCCGCGCCGCTGCCGACCGCCCAGCCGCGCCCCGCCCACCTGCTGCTGCTGTCGGCCCGCACCCCGGCGGCGCTGGACGCCGCCGTGGCGGGGCTGGCCGACCATCTGAAGGGGCGGGAGCTGGACCTGGCCGACGTGGCGTTCACGCTGCGGGCCGGCCGGCGCCGCTACGCGCACCGCGCCGCCGTGGTGGCGGCCGACACCGCCGACGCGGTGACGGCGCTGTCCACGCCCCGGCGCGTGACGAAGGGCAGGGCGGGCACGCCCAAGGTGGCCTGGCTGTTCTCCGGCCAGGGCGCGCAGTACGCGGGCATGGGCGCCGGGCTCTACCGCACCGAGCCGGTCTTCGCCGCCGCCGTGGACGAGTGCGCCGCGCTCCTCCACGAGGAGCTGGGCCTGGACCTGCGCACCCTGCTGTTCCCCGCCGGCGACGAGCGGGAGGCGGCCGAGGAGCGGCTGCGGCAGACGGCGCTCACCCAGCCCGCGCTGTTCACGGTGGAGTGGGCGCTGGCCCGGCTGTGGCGCTCGTGGGGCGTGGAGCCGGCCGCCATGGTGGGGCACAGCATCGGCGAGTACGTGGCCGCGACCGTCGCGGGCGTCTTCTCGCTGCCGGACGCGCTGCGCCTGGTGGCCGCCCGCGGCCGGCTCATGCAGAGCATGCCGCCCGGCGCGATGCTCGCCCTGCGCCGCGACCAGGAGGAGGTGCGCGCCGACCTGCCCGAGGGCCTGTCCGTCGCCACCGTCAACGGCCCCGGCACGTGCGTCGTGGCCGGCCCCGCCGAGCTGGTCGCCGGCTACGCCGCCCGGCTCGACGAGGCCGGCGTGCAGCACACCGCGCTCCGCACCTCGCACGCCTTCCACTCGGCGATGATGGACCCGATACTCGGCGACTTCCACGCGGCCGTCGCCGCCGTCCCCCGGCACGCGCCCGCGCTGCCGTTCCTGTCGAACGTCACCGGCACCTGGATCACCGCCGCGCAGGCCACGGACCCCGCCTACTGGACGCGGCACCTGCGCGAGACGGTCCGCTTCGGCGACTGCGTGGCGACGCTCGCCGCCGAGGGCGAGTGGCGGCTGGTGGAGTGCGGCCCGGGCCGCCAGCTCGCCGGCCTGGCCAGGGCCCAGCTCCCCCAGTCCGCGCCGCGCCCGCTGGCCAGCCTGCCCGGGCCCGCCGACGGCAAGCAGGACCTGGAGGTGCTGTACGCGACGGCCGGCGCGTTGTGGACGGCGGGCGTGCCGCTGGAGGCCGACGCCCTGGCCGAGCCCGCCCGGCGGGTGCCGCTGCCCGCGTACCCGTACGAGCGGGCCGAGCACTGGGTGCGGACCGCGTTCGACCCGGAGCTCGTCTTCCCCCGGCCGCCGCGGGCGGGCGCGCTGCCGCTGGAGGAGTGGTTCTCGGTGCCGGCCTGGCGGCAGGCGCCGGTCACGCCGGCCGGGACCGCCGCGCTGGCCGGGACGCGCTGCCTGGTGTTCGCCGGGCCGGCCGCCGAGCCGCTGCTGGACGGGCTGCGCGCGACCGGCGCGGACGCCGTCAGGGTGGTGCCCGGCGACGCGTACGGGGTCGCGGCGGACGGCACGGTCACCGTCCGGCCGGCCGAGCGCGACGACTACGAGGCGCTGCTGGCCGCGACCGGCGTGCCCGCGCGCGTCGTGCACGCCTGGGCGCTGGACGGCGCGCCCGCCGCCACGCCGGAGGAGGCGACCGCCGCCCAGGCGCTCGGCTTCCACAGCCTGCTGGCCCTGGTGCAGGCGCTGGCCGGCGCCGAACGGGAAGCGGGCGTGCTGCTGGACGTCGTGACCGCCGGCACGCAGGCCGTCACCGGCGGGGACGTGCGCCGGCCCGAGCACGCCACCGTCGCGGGCGTCACCGGCGTCGTCCCGCTGGAGGCCCGCCGGCTGACCGCCCGGCACCTGGACCTGGAGGCGGGGCCGTACGACGTGGGCAAGGTGCTGGCCGAGCTGGCCGCCGAGCCGGCCGAGCCGGTGGAGGGCGTGCCGCCGTCCGCGGTCGCGCTCCGCGCCGGCCGCCGCTGGCTGCGCGGCTTCGAGCCGGTGCCGCTGCCGCCGCAGGACGACCCGCTGCGCCACGAGGGCGTGTACGTGATCACCGGCGGGCTCGGCGGCATCGGCCTCACCCTGGCCGAGGACCTGGCCCGGCGCGCGCGGGCCAGGCTGGTCCTGCTCGGCCGCTCCGGTCTGCCGCCGCGGGAGAGCTGGGACGCGCTGGCGGACGCGCCGGAGCGGGTGCGGCGGGCGGTCGCCGCGGTGCGGCGCATGGAGGAGGCCGGCGCCGAGGTGCTGGTGCTGACCGCCGACGTGACCGACGCCGCGTCGCTGCGCCGGGTCAGGGACGAGGCGCTGGCCAGGTTCGGCCGGATCGACGGCCTGGTGCACGCGGCCGGGGTGCCCGGCGGCGGCATGGCCGAGGTGAAGGAGCGCGCCGCCGCCGACGCCGTGCTGGCCCCGAAGCTCGCCGGCACGATGGCGCTGCGCGAGGCTTTCGGCGGCCTGCCGCTCGACTTCGTGCTGCTCTGCTCGTCGGTGACGGCGGTCGCGGGCGGGTTCGGCCAGGTCGACTACTGCGGGGCCAACGCCTTCATGGACGCCTTCGCGCACGTCTGGCCGGGCCGGGTGCTGTCGGTGAACTGGGGGGCGTGGCTGGAGGTCGGCATGGCCGCCGAGGTCGCCGCCCCGGTGGCCTTCCGCGCCCTCCAGCGCGGCGACCGGGTGAGCCGCCTGGAGCACCCCCTGCTCAGCCACCGGCACGAGAGCGCGGGCCGCCGCCCCTGGTACGCCGCCACCCTGTCGGCGGAGACGCACTGGGTCCTGGACGAGCACCGGGTGGCCGGGGTGCCGGTGCTGCCCGGCACCGGCTACCTGGAGGCGGCCCGCGCCGCGTTCGAGGCGGCCGTGCCGAGCCCGGGTCCCGGGCACGTGGCCGAGCTGCGCGACGTCGCCTTCGTCGCGCCGCTGCCGGTCGCCGAGGGGTCGAGCGCCGAGCTGCGGGTGCTGCTCACGCCCGCGGGCGACGGCGTGGACTTCGAGGTGGTCAGCGTCACCGGCGGCGACCAGGTCCAGCACGCCCGGGGCGCGGCGGCCTGGGTGCCCGCCGCCGGGCCCGCCGCCGGGGACCTGGCCGAGATCCGGGCCCGCTGCGCGCACGACGGCGAGGCCGACCTGTTCGCGTCGGCGTCCGGGCTGGTCACGTTCGGGCCGCGCTGGCGCAGCCTGCGCGAGGTGCGGCTCGGCCGGGACGAGCGGCTGGCCCGGCTGGAGGCCGTCCCCGAGGTCGCCGCCGAGCTGGCCGCGCTGCCGCTGCACCCGGCGCTGCTGGACGAGGCGACCGCGTTCGTCGCCGTCGCCGGCGAGCACAGCTACCTGCCGCTCGGCTACGGCCGGCTGACCGTGCACGCCCCGCTCCCGGCCACGGTGTGGAGCCACGCCCGGCTCCGCGACACCGGCGGCGGCGAGGTGCTGGCCGCCGACCTCACCCTGTACGACGACGCCGGCGAGCGCGTGCTGGACATCTCGGACTTCGTGCTGCGGCGCGTCGACCGGCAGGAGATGAGCCGGTCCGTCGGCGAGGGGGCCAGGCACGCGGCCGGGGCGGCGGCGGTGAAGGAGGAGTCCGCGACCGCGGGCGTCGCCCTGGACCTCGACGGCGCCAAGCGCGGCATCCCGCCGGCGGACGGCGCCGAGGCGTTCCGCCGGCTGCTGGCCGCCGACCTGGGCGCCCAGGTGGTGGTGAACGCCACCGCGTTGCCCGAGTTCGTGGCCGGGGTGCGCGAGCTGACCCAGGACACGGTGGCCGACGAGCTGGACGCCGCGGCGGCGGCCGGCGACTCCGGGGCGGTGGCCGACGACCACGTCGCGCCCCGCAACGAGCTGGAGAGCATGCTCGCCGGGCTGTGGGGCGAGGTGCTCGGCGCGCGGCGCGTCAGCGTCGAGCACGACTTCTTCGAGCTGGGCGGCAACTCGCTGGTGGCGGTCCAGCTCATCGCGCTCATCAGGAAGAAGATCGGCGTCCGGCTGCCCATGCGCAGCCTCTTCCAGGTGCCCACCGTGGCCGGCATGGCCGCGCTGGTGGAGGAGCTGCGCGGCAAGGACGCCCAGGAACGGGCGACGACCGTCACCCGGCTCCCCCGAGAGGAGAGGCGCTGA
- a CDS encoding MbtH family protein codes for MRDGQYKVVVNDEEQYSIWFAGRPLPQGWRETGFEGSKQSCLDHIEQVWTDMRPRSLREAMDR; via the coding sequence ATGCGGGACGGCCAGTACAAGGTCGTGGTCAACGACGAGGAGCAGTACTCCATCTGGTTCGCCGGGCGTCCGCTGCCGCAGGGCTGGCGGGAGACCGGCTTCGAAGGGTCGAAGCAGAGCTGCCTCGACCACATCGAGCAGGTCTGGACCGACATGCGCCCGCGCAGCCTGCGCGAGGCCATGGACCGGTAG
- a CDS encoding non-ribosomal peptide synthetase, giving the protein MYAFPASFAQERLWFLARLDPGAPAYHINAVMELPERVDPGRCERMLGELVRRHESLRTALAVEDGSLVQLVQVELPVALASTDLRDLPPERAEADFRALALELARRPFALERAPLWRAHLVRMPVGGPRLVFVVHHAVFDARSATNLAAELRELDEAEAEGRPARLPELPVQYADYAAWQREHLAGGVLADQLGHWRERLAGLPTDLGLPADRPRPAVRGHAGAEHHLALPAALVAELEALGRRRGATLFMVLLAGLKALLSRWAGQEDVVVGTPVAGRDLPEFEPVLGMFVNTLVLRTDLGGDPSFGELLDRVRETVLDALDHADVPFDRLVEALQPVRDTSRTPLYQVGFNLLPMSSRGQFPNGTAQLDLNVDVVRTGDGAGVYVEYSTDLFDEGSVARLAGAYRLVLEAAAADPAARLSELPLMTAAERHELLTGWNDTAAPFPERTLHELVAEQAARTPGAVAVRAPDGAELTYAELDARTGELAGRLAAAGVRAGSCVALCLPRGLPQVVALLAVLRAGGCYLPLDAAYPAERLAYLLADSEAALLLTDSALRDRLPPERPPELLLDRLPDRRGGPAPEPPPLSGRPGDLAYLIYTSGSTGRPKGVQVPHRGVVNLVTDVIRRLGGGDVLFMTSLSFDIAALEIFTPLLSGGTLVIAPEDAARTPKELRRAAEGVDLVQLTPSVAGLAAGHLPAGLPRMILGGEPLPLDLAARLLTVTDELWNFYGPTETTIWSTAYRVPHSPATMLIGRPVANTTAYVVDQHLRPVPVGVPGELLLGGAGVTRGYHHRPALTAERFVPDPFGPPGARLYRTGDLARRHPDGTLEYLGRLDHQVKIRGVRIEPDEIAAVLAEHPHVHHAVVTHRPDTPAGPGLVAYTIGTTDETTLRAHLRARLPETMIPAAFVPLTTLPTLPSGKLDRAALPPPRAGTSAGGHVPPRTPMEETIAGIWADLLGRERVGVRDDFFALGGHSLLVVRLIGRIGEAFGVELPLRRCFDATTVEEQALAVLEEGLTEAGLLELLEEER; this is encoded by the coding sequence ATGTACGCCTTCCCCGCCTCGTTCGCCCAGGAACGGCTGTGGTTCCTCGCCCGGCTCGACCCCGGCGCGCCGGCGTACCACATCAACGCGGTGATGGAGCTGCCCGAGCGGGTCGATCCCGGCCGGTGCGAGCGGATGCTGGGCGAGCTGGTGCGGCGGCACGAGTCGTTGCGGACCGCGCTGGCGGTCGAGGACGGGAGCCTCGTCCAGCTCGTCCAGGTCGAGCTGCCGGTCGCCCTGGCCTCGACCGACCTGCGGGACCTGCCGCCGGAGCGGGCCGAGGCGGACTTCCGCGCGCTGGCCCTGGAGCTGGCGCGGCGGCCGTTCGCGCTGGAGCGGGCGCCGCTGTGGCGGGCGCACCTGGTGCGGATGCCGGTCGGCGGGCCGCGGCTGGTGTTCGTGGTGCACCACGCGGTGTTCGACGCCCGCTCGGCCACCAACCTCGCGGCCGAGCTGCGCGAGCTGGACGAGGCCGAGGCCGAGGGCCGCCCGGCCCGGCTGCCCGAGCTGCCGGTCCAGTACGCCGACTACGCCGCCTGGCAGCGCGAGCACCTGGCCGGCGGCGTGCTCGCCGACCAGCTCGGCCACTGGCGGGAGCGGCTGGCGGGCCTGCCTACCGACCTGGGGCTGCCCGCGGACCGGCCCCGCCCGGCCGTCAGGGGGCACGCGGGGGCCGAGCACCACCTGGCGCTGCCCGCCGCCCTGGTGGCGGAGCTGGAGGCGCTGGGCCGGCGGCGCGGCGCGACGTTGTTCATGGTGCTGCTGGCCGGGCTGAAGGCGCTGTTGTCGCGGTGGGCGGGCCAGGAGGACGTGGTGGTGGGCACGCCGGTGGCGGGCCGGGACCTGCCCGAGTTCGAGCCGGTGCTCGGCATGTTCGTCAACACGCTGGTGCTGCGGACGGACCTGGGCGGCGACCCGTCGTTCGGCGAGCTGCTGGACCGGGTGCGGGAGACCGTCCTGGACGCGCTGGACCACGCCGACGTGCCGTTCGACCGGCTGGTGGAGGCGTTGCAGCCGGTGCGCGACACCAGCCGCACGCCGCTCTACCAGGTGGGCTTCAACCTGCTGCCGATGTCGTCGCGCGGGCAGTTCCCGAACGGCACCGCCCAGCTCGACCTGAACGTGGACGTCGTCAGGACGGGCGACGGTGCGGGCGTGTACGTCGAGTACAGCACCGACCTGTTCGACGAGGGCAGCGTCGCCCGCCTGGCGGGGGCGTACCGGCTGGTCCTGGAGGCCGCCGCCGCGGACCCGGCGGCCCGGCTGTCGGAGCTGCCGCTGATGACGGCGGCGGAGCGGCACGAGCTGCTGACCGGCTGGAACGACACGGCCGCGCCCTTCCCGGAGCGGACCCTGCACGAGCTGGTCGCCGAGCAGGCGGCGCGCACCCCCGGCGCGGTCGCGGTGCGCGCCCCGGACGGCGCCGAGCTGACCTACGCCGAGCTGGACGCCCGCACCGGCGAGCTGGCCGGGCGACTGGCGGCGGCGGGCGTGCGGGCCGGGTCGTGCGTGGCGTTGTGCCTGCCGCGCGGCCTTCCGCAGGTGGTCGCGCTGCTCGCGGTGCTGCGGGCGGGCGGCTGCTACCTGCCGCTGGACGCGGCGTACCCGGCGGAGCGGCTGGCGTACCTGCTGGCCGACTCGGAGGCGGCGCTGCTGCTGACGGACTCGGCGCTCCGCGACCGGCTGCCGCCGGAGCGGCCCCCGGAGCTGCTGCTCGACCGGCTCCCGGATCGGCGCGGCGGGCCCGCGCCGGAGCCGCCGCCGCTCTCCGGGCGGCCCGGCGACCTGGCGTACCTCATCTACACCTCCGGCTCGACGGGCCGCCCGAAGGGGGTGCAGGTGCCGCACCGGGGCGTGGTCAACCTGGTCACCGACGTGATCCGGCGGCTCGGCGGCGGTGACGTGCTGTTCATGACGTCGCTGTCGTTCGACATCGCGGCGCTGGAGATCTTCACGCCGCTGTTGTCCGGCGGGACGCTGGTGATCGCCCCGGAGGACGCGGCCCGCACGCCGAAGGAGCTGCGCCGCGCCGCCGAGGGCGTGGACCTGGTGCAGCTCACGCCGTCGGTGGCGGGCCTGGCGGCCGGGCACCTGCCGGCCGGGCTGCCGCGGATGATCCTCGGCGGCGAGCCGCTGCCCCTCGACCTGGCGGCCCGGCTGCTGACGGTCACCGACGAGCTGTGGAACTTCTACGGGCCGACGGAGACGACGATCTGGTCCACCGCGTACCGGGTGCCGCACTCCCCCGCCACGATGCTGATCGGCCGGCCGGTGGCGAACACGACGGCGTACGTGGTGGACCAGCACCTGCGGCCCGTCCCCGTCGGCGTGCCCGGCGAACTCCTGCTCGGCGGCGCCGGCGTCACCCGCGGCTACCACCACCGCCCCGCCCTCACCGCCGAACGCTTCGTCCCCGACCCCTTCGGACCACCCGGCGCCCGCCTCTACCGCACCGGCGACCTCGCCCGCCGCCACCCCGACGGCACCCTCGAATACCTCGGCCGCCTCGACCACCAAGTCAAGATCCGCGGCGTCCGCATCGAACCCGACGAGATCGCCGCCGTCCTCGCCGAACACCCCCACGTCCACCACGCCGTCGTCACCCACCGCCCCGACACCCCCGCCGGACCCGGCCTCGTCGCCTACACCATCGGCACCACCGACGAGACCACCCTGCGCGCCCACCTGCGCGCCCGCCTGCCCGAAACCATGATCCCCGCCGCCTTCGTCCCCCTCACCACCCTGCCCACCCTCCCCAGCGGCAAGCTCGACCGCGCCGCACTCCCCCCGCCGCGGGCCGGGACCTCGGCGGGCGGGCACGTGCCGCCGCGCACCCCGATGGAGGAGACCATCGCGGGCATCTGGGCCGACCTGCTCGGCCGGGAGCGGGTCGGCGTGCGCGACGACTTCTTCGCGCTCGGCGGCCACTCGCTGCTCGTGGTCCGCCTCATCGGCCGGATCGGCGAGGCGTTCGGCGTCGAGCTGCCGCTGCGGCGCTGCTTCGACGCCACGACGGTCGAGGAGCAGGCGCTGGCGGTGCTGGAGGAGGGGCTGACGGAGGCCGGCCTGCTGGAACTGCTGGAGGAGGAGCGGTGA